The region AGtgacaaacaacactaaggGACCTATACAAGACAATATAACAATGAAATACAACACTGAGTTTCAAACAGACAGGTTCatgatgaaacacaacatagacaTTAAAATTAATGTGCAAAGTGCCAAGCTAtgaagttaaaatgtaaaaacactaagaACAAGAACAAGCCCTAAAAGATGATATTTCCATAGTGTTTAGAAGACGTTTGAAGTCCTTCAGGGAATAAAATGGGGCagcttcagactctgctgtAGTGAGTTCCACGTTGAGGGAGCAGAGTAAGAAAAAGCTGTCTTGCCGAGCTCTGTGTGGAATGAAGGGATGAGGAAAGTAATGAAGTCCTGGGAACGTAGACTATGACTGAATTGTTTACGTGACATGAAAGAGGATAAATATGTTGGCAGCAGACCAGTGGAGAAGTCTACGTGTGGACAGTAATGACCAGTTACCCAAGGAGTACAAAGTGCAGTGGTGTGTGAGAGGTTTACAGTCCGTTATAAATCTAAGGGCTCCATGATAAGCAGCATCCAACAGTTTGAGAGAACGGGTTGAGGCATTCATGTAAACAATATCTCCATAATCCACAACAGGCAAGAAGGGGGCAGCAACAAGCCGTTTACATACAGCAACAAAATGTGTAATTGAGTTTCTGCACCGTCCTGGAATATCCACAGGATTTCAACATCACTGCAGTTCTACAACGGACCTGTGGGGGCAGCAACATGCCTGTGCTGCGTCTGCTCTGCCTCAAGACGCATGAGCcgtagaagaagaggaggaacgCGGAAGTATAATGaaccgcctccaccgtgctgcGTTCAGGGCTCCGTAGCTGTCAGACTCTCCGTCTTCTCTTCTACTTCGGTATCAGTAGCAGGTTCCCGGTGTATCGCTGTGATGGACCGCTGGAAGGGCAGAGTGGCTCTGGTGACCGGAGCCTCGGTGGGGATCGGGGCGGCCGTAGccaaagagctggtccgctgcgGGATGAAGGTGGTGGGCTGTGCCAGGAACGTGGACCAAATCCAGGTTTGAACTAAAGTGAAAACttcatttctgcagttttcagaCTCTTATCTTTGGAGAGGAATACAAACAGAGGAGACGCTGACAGAGAAGCTGCAGCCGAGAGGAAAACTTTCAGGCTGTTCTTGAAGAGAAACAAGCGAAAGTTACTGTGATAGGAAACAACTGTTGATAAATGCAAATATATTTGCAACTGAGCTGCAGTGACATGTTGAACTCCTCTGCAGAGTCCAGGACGGTGCAGAAACTCAGTTACAAATTGCATACATCAACAGTTGCTATCTAGATGTTTAAATAGATATGCAAAACAATTTGAATGTGTCTCTCAAACTTAGAACGAGATATTAgaggcaaataaaaaaaagaacacaagcaACACATTTTGATGTTTAAAGTTGTGCAAGCTATGTAAATCATTTACTGCTGTCAGACTTGTGTAAGCTAaaatatgtctttctttttttagttcATAAGTAGCCAGTTGTCTTCACACTGTAAATCCAAACTCACCCACTCTTGTTAAAAGTTTATCAGAATTCTTGAGTTCCACACACAGTCATGAAGATTTTTggcaataattttttttcaactacATTGTGAAATCATTGTGTGTCAGGACATTTAATTCTGAATAGCCTTCACTGTTGTTCATAAGCTTATATGTACAATAATAAAGCAATAACATGTTGGTTAAACAGAGTGGCAGATTTTGTTGTcctaatgttgttttttatgtaaaGGAATTCACTTTATCTAACCAAATACCATACTATGTATTTATGAAGAATCAGctaataaaaatcaaacatttaaatggCAGATTACTAAAACTACAAAGTTGAATGTGAAGCTGACCGTATGTTTTTCATTCTGATCTCAGGAACTGGCAGAGGAGTGTAAAAGTGCAGGCTACAGTGGTGTTTTGGTGCCTATCAAGTGTGATTTAACCAAAGAGGAGGAGATTCTGTCCATGTTTGCAACCATCAAAGAGCAGCACAATGGCGTGGATGTTTGCATCAATAATGCTGGATTGGCTCATCCAGAGCCGCTGTTAGCTGGCAAAACCAGCGGCTGGAGGAACATGCTGGATGTAAGAACTCAGTGTTGTTAATTTAGAAATCAGGATTTTATACCTACTGAGACTTTTGACCAAGAGTTAATATAAATAATTATGCTGAAACCTGTACTTTTCCTCCTGGAGCAAGTGAAAAGCACACGATCAAGTCAGTGTGTTTAAACATGACATTGTTGTAAAGCAAGAACAAGCAAACAAACTCTTAAAATAATATGGAAATATATCTGACAAAATCAGGATGATTCATTCCCAGTTTCCTAAAGACACTGAAAAGTGTTTCCTTGTGCAAAAGAAGCGTCGATTTCGTGTGAAGTTTGATGTGTTCATGAAAGATATTTTCTTAACTGGCTTTCTTTCTTGCAGGTGAATGTTATTGGGCTGTCCATCTGCACACGTGAAGCGTATCAGTcgatgaaagaaagaaatgttgatGACGGGCACATCATCAACATAAACAGGTGCTGCCAAATAACTGACACAATATATATGATAGGACGTGTTGTTACAGCCTTGAACTGTATGCAGTAAATATGACTTTAAAAGAGTAACAGACACATCTTTAGAGAGAATTGCTGTTGGTACATGTTGATAAATGCTGACCTGGTTGCTTGTTCATCTTCTGTTGCAGCATGAGTGGACATCGTGTAATTCCCAATGCTGATGTACATTTCTACAGCGCCACCAAGTACGCAGTGACCGCCCTGACTGAGGGTCTGAGGCAGGAGCTGCGTGAGGCCAAGAGCCACATCCGGGCCACAGTAAGACCTCATGGCTgtgtgcaatttaaaaattaactAAGCTGGATGTATGGGTAACTCACCTGGTTGAGCTGGCGACCTATAAACGGGTGCTGTAGTTTCCAacccatttgctgcatgtctttccccatTCTTCTCCTCATGTTTCCTGTCCTCCTCTCTCCACTGAACTATAGTAAAGGCTTAAAAAGcccaaaaatatgacttaagttattctttttttaactaaGCTGATGTTAAATCCACCCGCAGTCCGTCACCAGCCCCATGCGTACCATCAACACCATTATTATTAATCATaaaacacatacagtacatccTGAAATATCACCCACTCTCTCTGCAGTGTATTTCTCCTGGTGTTGTTGCAACAGAATTTGCTCCACGACTCTACAGCCATGATCCAGACAGAGCCGCTGCTTCATATACTCGATTTACGGTAAAAATATTACTTCTGCATGTCTTGAGTACTGTTTCTACAATtaccaagacaaaaaaaaagtatttacacACTTTCTACCTCCCTGACAGCCTCTGGAAGCAATAGATCTTGCAAATGCTGTTATTTACGTTCTGAGTGCTCCTCCACATGTGCAGGTACATGACTTTCAATTTTATCATATTTGACATCTGTCGTTTTAGTGTAGAAACATCAGCAGTTCTTGtgtttcagctttatttttgcatttggaAATTCTTTGTATAATTTGTACCGTACATTATAGTGTTACCTTGATAAATAAAGAGAccttggaaagaaaaaagaaacatcagcagtTTACTCATAATTGGGTAACTTTTCTTTCAGATTGGAGACATTCAGATGCGTCCTGTGGAGCAGGTGTCATAGAGTTTCACTGCCTGAAGGTTGAATTGCTGTTTTGACAAATGCTTCATGTGATTTGCCACATTTCTGAAAGTGATAACTTTATGTAATCATGAAATAACTTTGGTTATGAAGCTTGTGGTGTAATTTTACTCTTatcaacacaataaaataaccGACAGGAACATAAAACTTGCTGCACTCCAGCTTTATTGTTATCCAAAAGGAAATTTGATATCTGGTTGCAGATCACACTGTTCAACAGTTTATAGTGGAAAGAATTCATGCAACACAAacttaaaatacacaaatactgGACAAAAAATATGCCTTTAAAAATCTTTcacatttatgtcatttaattACTCAGGAACTAAATACAAGACTAATGAATaagaaattatatatatatatatatatatatatatatatatatatatatatatatatatatatatatatatatatataatgatcTAAAAAAGAAGACACCAAAATTCCAGTAAAAAGTCAATaacaaatctgacaaaaaaaatctagctTCAAGCATAATTGGAGGCTCTATGAATTGCTCTTAGCCTGACCCCTCCTCTGGGACTAATTTGCCTCAGGAGAGACACACAGAACCCTCCATCATGATAGAGTGGTGATTCTTCATGGGGATCTTTGTAGAACTTCAGTGACAATATGCACAAGGAACAGTCCCACTTTGtctgctgcttcaggagaccctcgAGACAGTAAGCACCCCTCCCAGACATGGCTACTGGAGGGGGCCCCCAGTTTCCCTAATGCAGACAGGTACTGGGGGCCAGCGTGTGAGAGGACTTCAGAGAGGCTATAAAGAAGGAGATTCGGTGGACCTCAAGGAGGTTCTGGCAAACTGACACCTCAGGAAGGGAAGGAAAGAGGACTCTAAGCAGCTCCTCAACCCGATTAGCACTTTCTCTGCTTCGGAAGCAGAGTCCGAAGATTCATTGGAAGCTTCACACATATTTGTGGTAGAGGGCGCCGAGGTAATCGAGAAACTCCTTGGTGGCGAGGCACCAGTTGTGGAGATTTGCCCAAAGATGTGAAAGGCTGgagacattgttggactgtcctCGATGACATGTCTCTTTAGTGTCACGTGGACATCAGGGTTGGTGCCTTCTGAGTGACAGATCGGAGCAAACTTTTATGACTGTGTCTCTCGAAGGACCCTGTGGGGAACGCTGTAGAAGTATGGGCTGTCGGGGTCATAGTTTCGAGCCATCCCGTCcttgtacaaccaaagtgagagctctTTTTGCATTCTCACCACAAAGTCAAACATGTTTCTTGTGGGTGTTGCACTCTGCAAGGGCTGGCTCGTGTCTCTGATCCAGATTGCAGTATTTCTGGACAGGATCTTAGGATCCAGACAGGATGAGGAGGGTGTTCAGTTTTAGGACCTCAGGATCGCATCCTTGCTGCAGAGTGGTAGTGTTGgctcagaccgtgaccttcagCATGCTCTGGAACTGTTTGCAGCCAAATGTGAAGCGGCTGGGATGTAACTCGGCTcctccaagtctgaggtcaTCATTCTCtcccggaaaccggtggattgatCTCTCTGGGTTTGGAGGGAGTTGCTGTCAAAAGCAGAGTTTAAGTacttgggatcttgttcaccAGAAGCTTGTGGCAGCATGAGCT is a window of Acanthochromis polyacanthus isolate Apoly-LR-REF ecotype Palm Island chromosome 13, KAUST_Apoly_ChrSc, whole genome shotgun sequence DNA encoding:
- the LOC110952991 gene encoding dehydrogenase/reductase SDR family member 11-like, which encodes MDRWKGRVALVTGASVGIGAAVAKELVRCGMKVVGCARNVDQIQELAEECKSAGYSGVLVPIKCDLTKEEEILSMFATIKEQHNGVDVCINNAGLAHPEPLLAGKTSGWRNMLDVNVIGLSICTREAYQSMKERNVDDGHIININSMSGHRVIPNADVHFYSATKYAVTALTEGLRQELREAKSHIRATCISPGVVATEFAPRLYSHDPDRAAASYTRFTPLEAIDLANAVIYVLSAPPHVQIGDIQMRPVEQVS